One Kwoniella dejecticola CBS 10117 chromosome 10, complete sequence DNA window includes the following coding sequences:
- a CDS encoding mitochondrial 37S ribosomal protein bS1m, which produces MSSSTFPQLLRRANITTYDPLITRIYTSTPSSKSQHNDWGLKFSVPIKKGPRYIKFNSLDAGPGINCDWRSGEREARFVQAWGTGRVRWQTDEEIPSYQLKTKSLFDAGADRDPRHSDDYLTEQIESPHGAQEGGSGLGLVSEKGIWMKDIESMSNKQFEEYLELVRSKRREFLSKRLEDLPNRIKESLVLSEDNTLVHLASTGKTTPQSSIDFQTSLTSTELSSTSSTAKLHSKPHRVHGLSYSPKPTSAKDFVPPSLDKKGRVLNKVSRYDDAHTRASSNNTLQRGNNLPWIVSLGGITAKTSQKNARTTDTLNYTSMMDETDYTRADTSAGVGSFGVSRAEMSSAPVVLGLKDSNRSGPGNRMGGRWRQSTANQPSPLDTFKFDIDLTINSYEADPESVPQEVGSKEWVGNDSKLSKLNEWSSRYQLGGGPRSERKRGEALERLRVKEDREQTMERLNRLLGKYKIGAGEKKGEESSQ; this is translated from the coding sequence AtgtcctcttccacctttccTCAGCTTCTGCGCCGGGCAAACATCACAACGTACGATCCCCTGATCACCCGAATATACACTTCCACACCCTCCTCCAAATCCCAACACAACGACTGGGGTCTCAAATTCAGCGTGCCCATCAAGAAGGGTCCTAGGTATATCAAGTTTAACTCGCTGGATGCTGGACCAGGTATAAATTGCGATTGGCGATCTGGAGAACGCGAGGCTCGTTTTGTCCAAGCTTGGGGGACCGGTAGAGTCCGATGGCAGACCGACGAAGAGATTCCGAGTTACCAACTCAAGACCAAGTCGTTATTCGATGCTGGGGCCGATCGAGATCCTAGGCATTCAGACGATTATTTGACTGAACAGATCGAGTCTCCGCATGGGGCTCAGGAAGGAGGATCAGGATTAGGATTGGTCAGTGAGAAGGGGATTTGGATGAAGGATATCGAATCGATGTCGAATAAGCAATTTGAGGAGTACCTTGAACTAGTCCGATCGAAACGAAGAGAATTCTTGAGTAAACGATTGGAAGATTTACCCAATCGAATCAAAGAGTCCTTAGTCCTTTCAGAAGATAATACCTTGGTTCACTTAGCATCAACGGGAAAGACCACCCCACAATCATCGATAGATTTCCAAACCTCACTCACGTCGACCGAGTTGTCCTCGACGAGCTCGACAGCGAAATTACATTCAAAACCCCACAGGGTACATGGATTATCCTATTCGCCCAAACCCACCTCTGCCAAAGATTTCGTTCCCCCATCATTAGACAAGAAGGGGCGAGTACTCAACAAGGTCTCGCGATACGATGATGCGCATACTCGCGCTTCGTCCAATAATACCTTGCAGAGAGGTAATAACTTACCCTGGATAGTCAGTCTGGGAGGAATCACAGCCAAGACGTCCCAGAAGAACGCTCGAACGACCGATACCCTCAATTATACGTCGATGATGGATGAGACCGATTACACGCGGGCCGACACCTCGGCAGGTGTAGGTAGCTTTGGTGTGTCTCGCGCGGAAATGTCGAGCGCCCCTGTGGTGCTGGGTCTCAAGGATTCGAATAGGTCCGGCCCGGGAAATAGGATGGGAGGCAGATGGAGACAGTCGACAGCGAACCAGCCTTCTCCGTTGGACACGTTCAAATTCGATATTGATCTGACCATCAACTCGTATGAGGCGGATCCGGAAAGCGTTCCGCAAGAGGTAGGAAGTAAAGAGTGGGTGGGGAACGATAGCAAGTTGAGCAAGTTGAACGAGTGGTCAAGCAGGTATCAGCTTGGAGGAGGTCcgagaagcgaaagaaagaGGGGCGAGGCTTTAGAAAGGTTGAGagtgaaggaggatagagAGCAGACGATGGAAAGGCTCAATAGGTTATTGGGCAAGTACAAGATCGGAGCgggagagaagaagggagaggaaTCGAGTCAATAG
- a CDS encoding UDP-glucose 4-epimerase GalE, with the protein MTQQPQPYTNGHSQNLKRVVVTGGLGYIGSHVVVSLLLTGQYQPIVIENCHNSYPEALNRCAEIARDELGPDAPQPILHNVDLRDAEAVEDVFTQYDTKGGIWAVIHLAALKAVGESGEIPLSYYRVNVGGSVSLFESMAKHNVQNLVFSSSATVYGTPEIIPIPETSPLLPASCYGRTKAMVEEIIQDLCRVQKKDGQGSLRAVSVRYFNPAGAHPSGKLGEEPRGKPGNLLPLLAQMAIGREKSQLKIFGTDFPTPDGTCVRDYLHIMDLAHGHVLALDALAVPTTQKNIFSHCDAENGSFRSFNLGKGKGMSVLNMIDAMRKATGYDYQYEIVGRRRGDVPDLTADPTLAEKELGFVASRNLEEMCRDLWNFQTKHPNGYGNV; encoded by the exons ATGACACAACAACCCCAACCGTACACTAATGGCCACTCGCAAAATCTCAAG CGAGTCGTAGTGACTGGAGGACTCGGATACATTGGATCTCACGTCGTAGTCTCATTGCTATTGACGGGCCAATATCAACCTATAGTGATTGAGAACTGCCATAACTCTTATCCTGAAGCCTTAAATCGATGTGCTGAGATTGCTAGGGACGAATTGGG TCCAGACGCCCCTCAGCCTATACTACACAATGTCGACCTGCGCGATGCCGAGGCGGTAGAAGATGTGTTCACGCAATACGATACGAAGGGCGGGATCTGGGCTGTGATTCACCTGGCGGCTTTAAAGGCTGTTGGAGAGTCTGGTGAGATACCGTTAAGCTATTATAGGGTGAACGTCGGTGGGAGCGTATCGTTattcgag TCAATGGCCAAACACAATGTGCAAAATCtcgtcttctcttcctcggcTACGGTGTACGGAACACCCGAGATCATACCTATACCGGAAACTTCACCTTTATTACCTGCATCCTGTTATGGCAGGACGAAAGCGATGGTAGAGGAGATCATCCAGGATTTGTGTAGGGTGCAAAAGAAGGACGGCCAAGGCAGTTTAAGAGCGGTCAGCGTCAGGTATTTCAA CCCCGCTGGAGCCCACCCATCAGGTAAATTAGGAGAAGAACCTCGAGGTAAACCAGGAAATCTGTTACCTCTATTAGCTCAGATGGCCAtcggaagggagaagagtcagctcaagataTTCGGTACCGATTTCCCGACACC TGATGGTACATGCGTTCGGGATTACCTGCACATCATGGATCTTGCCCATGGTCATGTACTAGCATTAGACGCATTGGCTGTACCGACGACGCAGAAGAACATCTTTTCGCACTGCGATGCGGAGAACGGATCGTTCAGATCATTCAACTTgggcaaaggaaagggaatGAGCGTTTTGAATATGATTGATGCGATGAGGAAGGCTACTGGGTATGATTATCAGTATGAGATCGTGGGcaggag ACGTGGTGACGTGCCGGACCTTACTGCCGACCCAACACTGGCGGAGAAAGAATTAGGCTTCGTAGCCAGCCGGAATCTGGAGGAGATGTGCAGGGATCTATGGAACTTCCAAACCAAACACCCTAACGGCTATGGAAATGTCTAG